From a single Schistosoma mansoni strain Puerto Rico chromosome 4, complete genome genomic region:
- a CDS encoding protein kinase — protein MFPITEEPSRTPEHSVLRGSSSPFSSVGEHDLSTSSSEIKPVSTVVPSISVEVNERIPSAADPGKKLHNPNCHNINRLEVTSPSLNVQNSQIHVQTQEDYVTSPTTPKKRRIPSSSAGESDNTSNDGLLTSLVKSDERFIEASAPGIPANPIGSPQGLQYVSRSNSIHTPTTVAGNSPVKQPYTFVEEKNVPYPTFQISVQPSAAFIETNNPTYHLSPSIGPLTPTPGGQGDSLPSRNGTKKRRKLVSSDEGHIPKPKKIVCQERGSKRIDEIFKFMPGPLYSSCGSTSPTQNPRLQSPSPTGAHSLDNQMVGVNHNYIPSLNEAVTTSCASNDQMIITSVTGVQYANNAAAFQLSPVRASSTASLSDSSGDNPVSMVGLSMVANVNANPTSCTIPCNATPLPTYSNLQLPANPNSSYPQVGQPSVGYLSSGSCPNNPMTSNVPAVSGSSTNNFRSHVGVQTDETVTPLSTAECVESSQCTNITTLHNNPTLVTTGGPASSVPLTAVESLQRRIADLEHETVVQRETITKLQDNAIRSREMIRELLIEKSLLERKTTRQKVMENRLRLGQFITQRQGAHFEEKWIEGSRFKELDQRRKNIELVREEIERKKKQWNKRKPNVGDAKKSTKSKYDEVSVDEFYEQLEIYDLRKQMLVKEDKEIQMELERLDRERNLHIREIKRISNEDASRFKDHPLLNERYLLLNLLGKGGFSEVHKGFDLVANRYVACKIHQLNPSWPKDKKDNYIKHALREIEIHKTLHHPRIVKVFDVFDIDHDAFCTVLEYSEGNDLDFFLKQNKSIPEREAKSIICQVVSALKYLNERKPPVIHYDLKPGNILLGSGQVAGEIKITDFGLSKLMTEDKYNPETGMDLTSQGAGTYWYLPPECFETGREPPKISSKVDIWSVGVIFFQCLFGKKPFGHNMSQADILHENTILHARSIVFPSTTKVSDGAKEFIRKCCTYRKDLRPDVFQLSNDDYLKPKAQLKHYLDTSTLPGPVGVPLNMATPPPSTCIDPSVPTPGSNQCIISGFLTNNPGNCASQLHPQHILQHQPQATSFSVLQNQEATPSSQPSTLQPSNQTDFITRRCIS, from the exons ATGTTTCCAATAACAGAAGAACCTTCCCGCACTCCAGAACACTCAGTTTTACGTGGTTCTTCCAGTCCATTTAGTTCAGTCGGTGAACATGACCTAAGTACTAGTAGCAGTGAGATTAAACCAGTTTCCACAGTAGTTCCTTCGATATCAGTTGAAGTAAATGAAAGAATTCCAAGTGCAGCAGATCCAGGCAAAAAGTTGCATAACCCGAACTGCCATAACATTAATCGACTGGAGGTCACTAGTCCGAGTCTTAATGTTCAAAATTCTCAGATCCACGTTCAGACGCAAGAAGATTATGTGACTTCACCTACGACtccaaaaaaaagaagaatccCTTCAAGTTCTGCAGGAGAGTCTGACAACACATCAAATGACGGTCTTCTCACCTCCCTTGTTAAATCGGACGAGAGGTTTATAGAAGCTTCGGCTCCTGGTATCCCAGCAAATCCTATTGGTTCACCCCAAGGCCTGCAGTATGTTTCAAGGTCGAACTCTATACACACCCCAACCACTGTTGCGGGCAACAGTCCTGTGAAACAACCATATACTTTTGTAGAAGAAAAAAATGTTCCGTATCCCACATTCCAAATTTCCGTCCAACCATCTGCAGCATTTATCGAAACAAACAATCCTACATACCACCTATCTCCTTCGATAGGACCACTTACTCCAACTCCTGGTGGACAAGGTGACTCGTTGCCATCCCGAAATGGGACAAAGAAACGGCGAAAATTAGTGAGTTCTGATGAAGGTCATATACCGAAACCTAAAAAAATAGTTTGCCAAGAACGTGGTTCAAAGCGTATCGATGAAATCTTTAAG TTCATGCCTGGACCATTATATTCATCCTGTGGTTCAACCAGTCCGACACAAAATCCTCGTTTACAGAGTCCT TCCCCTACAGGTGCCCATTCTCTTGATAATCAAATGGTTGGAGTAAACCATAATTACATCCCGTCGCTGAATGAAGCTGTGACTACAAGCTGCGCAAGCAACGATCAAATGATTATTACGTCAGTAACAGGAGTTCAGTATGCAAATAATGCAGCTGCTTTCCAGTTGTCACCTGTCCGTGCCAGCAGTACAGCAAGTTTAAGTGATAGCTCTGGTGATAATCCTGTATCGATGGTTGGGTTAAGTATGGTTGCGAATGTAAACGCGAATCCAACTTCTTGTACAATACCCTGCAATGCTACTCCATTGCCTACTTATTCTAACCTTCAGCTACCTGCCAATCCTAATTCATCATATCCTCAAGTTGGACAACCTAGTGTTGGTTATCTAAGCTCTGGATCCTGTCCAAATAATCCCATGACTTCAAATGTTCCAGCCGTTTCTGGGTCATCCACAAACAACTTCAGATCTCATGTCGGGGTGCAAACAGATGAAACTGTCACTCCATTGTCAACTGCCGAATGTGTGGAAAGTTCACAATGCACAAACATCACAACTTTGCATAATAATCCTACCTTAGTTACTACTGGTGGACCTGCTTCATCTGTCCCACTAACTGCAGTTGAGAGTCTTCAGCGTCGAATAGCTGATTTAGAACACGAAACTGTTGTTCAGCGAGAGACCATCACAAAATTACAAGATAATGCCATTCGTTCCCGCGAAATGATACGTGAATTGCTGATTGAAAAA AGTTTACTCGAAAGAAAGACTACACGTCAAAAAGTCATGGAAAACCGTTTACGTTTAGGTCAATTTATCACCCAAAGACAGGGTGCTCATTTTGAAGAGAAATGGATCGAAGGTTCGAGATTTAAGGAATTAGATCA ACGCCGTAAGAATATTGAACTTGTTCGCGAAGAGATTGAACGTAAAAAGAAACAATGGAACAAGCGTAAACCAAATGTTGGTGATGCTAAGAAAAGTACTAAATCTAAATACGATGA AGTCTCTGTGGATGAATTTTATGAACAATTAGAAATTTATGATTTACGTAAACAAATGCTTGTCAAGGAAGATAAAGAAATCCAAATGGAATTAGAGCGATTAGATCGAGAAAGAAATTTGCATATCCGAGAAATTAAACGAATTTCTAATGAAGATGCATCTCGTTTTAAGGACCATCCATTACTTAATGAACGATATCTTTTGCTTAATTTACTGGGTAAAGGTGGATTCTCGGAAGTTCACAAG GGTTTTGATCTTGTAGCTAATCGATATGTCGCTTGTAAAATTCATCAGCTTAACCCTTCTTGGCCTAAAGATAAAAAAGATAATTACATTAA GCATGCGTTAAGAGAGATTGAAATTCACAAAACATTACACCATCCGAGGATAGTAAAAGTTTTCGATGTGTTTGATATCGACCATGATGC CTTTTGTACTGTACTTGAATACAGTGAAGGTAATGACTTGGATTTCTTtcttaaacaaaacaaaagtatTCCGGAACGTGAAGCCAAGTCGATTATATGCCAAGTGGTTTCTGctttgaaatatttaaatgaacGTAAACCTCCTGTAATTCATTATGACTTGAAACCAG GTAATATTTTACTGGGTTCTGGCCAAGTTGCTGGTGAAATCAAAATCACGGATTTCGGTTTAAGTAAACTTATGACAGAAGATAAATACAATCCAGAGACTGGGATGGATTTAACCTCCCAAGGAGCAGGCACTTATTGGTACCTACCACCGGAATGTTTTGAGACGGGGCGGGAACCTCCAAAAATATCTTCAAAAGTGGATATATGGTCTGTTGGTGTAATTTTCTTCCAGTGTTTGTTTGGAAAAAAA CCATTCGGTCATAATATGTCCCAAGCTGATATTTTGCACGAAAATACAATTCTTCATGCACGATCCATTGTATTCCCTTCCACTACAAAAGTTAGCGATGGAGCAAAA gaATTTATTCGAAAATGTTGTACGTATAGAAAAGATCTCCGACCGGATGTCTTTCAACTTAGCAACGATGATTATCTTAAACCTAAAGCTCAACTCAA ACATTATCTCGATACATCTACACTCCCTGGTCCTGTCGGTGTCCCACTAAATATGGCTACCCCCCCACCTTCAACTTGTATTGATCCCTCTGTCCCCACTCCTGGTAGCAACCAGTGTATAATATCTGGATTTCTAACAAACAATCCTGGAAATTGCGCTTCCCAGCTTCACCCACAACATATCCTTCAACATCAACCGCAGGCCACATCTTTCTCCGTGCTACAGAATCAAGAAGCTACTCCATCATCACAACCTTCAACCTTGCAACCATCAAATCAGACAGATTTTATAACAAGACGTTGTATTAGTTAA
- a CDS encoding twik family of potassium channels-related — protein sequence MDDIQLSNDFNFTSKAITTEVVNEYGNSIISTNKTKKRYSGKYFLHYLKIILKNIGLTLILIAYLCAGGYIFRSLEVYNEAQDCYQRQNGYLKKLNSTTFRIIGMIKSINSGNIDNTQTLDEIILSILNEYANDLFVLDIKPSTNCTAILNTPDGSKWNLVNSIFFCITVITTIGYGHIAPVTFWGRITCIIYAIIGIPLMLIYLAIIGNLLARGFRLIFLNLVCCRCFYDIIRRKREQRRKRMRQWEESLREHEEEEARRRGLPLPPKKSNSQDDYDDDYESDDEDENAEEAKLHVPLTVSVIVLAIYTLIGSVIFPTWEDWSTANAAYFSFITISTIGFGDLVPGNGRFTEPKTATELLVGGLYLLFGLALLSMCLNLMKDEIIAKVHYICNCIGLKNKNTHNDDDDDDEEEEEEVNNINQQLVNQFTKPKESSTIITQNNGNEQLNNEQLNKETTQLMIKTKKIGQSETNQTKEYDNEAFQKDR from the exons ATGGATGATATACAACTATCGAATGACTTTAATTTTACATCAAAAGCTATTACAACTGAAGTTGTTAATGAATATGGCAATTCAATTATTTCaactaataaaacaaaaaaacgttATTCAGgaaaatattttttacattatttaaaaataattcttaAAAATATTGGTTTAACCTTAATATTAATTGCATATTTATGTGCTGGAGGTTATATATTTCGTTCACTTGAAGTATATAATGAAGCTCAAGATTGTTATCAACGTCAAAATggttatttgaaaaaattaaatTCAACTACATTCAGAATTATTGGTATGATAAAATCAATTAATTCTGGTAATATTGATAATACACAAACATtagatgaaattattttaagtatattaaatgaatatgcaaatgatttatttgtatTAGATATAAAACCATCAACAAATTGTACAGCTATATTGAATACACCAGATGGTTCAAAATGGAATTTAGttaattcaatatttttttgtataaCTGTAATAACAACAATAG GTTATGGACATATTGCACCAGTTACATTTTGGGGCCGAATAACCTGCATTATTTATGCTATTATTGGTATACCACTAATGCTAATCTACTTAGCTATTATTGGTAATTTACTTGCACGAGGATTTCGTTTGATCTTTTTAAATTTGGTTTGTTGTCGATGTTTTTATGACATAATAAGACGTAAACGTGAACAACGTAGAAAACGTATGCGCCAGTGGGAAGAAAGTCTTCGTGAACATGAAGAAGAGGAGGCTAGACGAAGAGGATTACCATTACCTCCAAAAAAG TCGAATAGCCAAGACGATTATGATGACGATTATGAAAGCGACGATGAAGATGAGAACGCTGAAGAGGCAAAACTACATGTTccattgacagtcagtgttattgTCCTAGCCATATATACATTAATCGGTTCTGTGATATTTCCAACATGGGAAGATTGGTCAACAGCTAATGCTGCTTACTTCTCATTTATTACAATATCAACAATTGGATTTGGCGATTTAGTTCCAGGGAATGGAAGATTTACTGAG CCTAAAACTGCTACTGAACTTCTTGTTGGTGGTTTATATTTACTATTTGGATTAGCTTTATTATCAATGTGTTTAAATTTAATGAAAGATGAAATTATTGCCAAAGtacattatatttgtaattgtattggtttaaaaaataaaaatacccacaatgatgatgatgatgatgatgaggaggaggaggaagaggtaaataatataaatcaacAATTAGTTAACCAATTTACTAAACCAAAAGAATCATCTACAATCATAACACAGAATAATGGTAATGAACAATTGAACAATGAACAGCTGAATAAAGAAACAACACAAttaatgattaaaacaaaaaagattGGACAATCTGAAACTAATCAAACAAAAGAATATGATAATGAAGCATTTCAGAAAGACAGATAA